The Spirosoma radiotolerans genome has a window encoding:
- a CDS encoding Y-family DNA polymerase, giving the protein MYALIDANSFYASCHQIFRPELEGKPVIVLSNRDGNVVARSAEAKALGIKMGQLFFETRELVDEHGVVVFSSNYELYGDISARLMSLLTQFAPDVEVYSIDEAFLQLEEYTGIYPTYRGLGETIRASIKQWLRLPVGVGIGPTKTLAKVANRLAKTKPEFNGVCVLDTKEAIDEALWGFPIDDLWGVGGRSASKLKKQGIRTAYQLREVNDDWIGRVMTVNGLRLVHELRGLPCKLLEVNPPARKAICTEPGFGKVIPDLDNITDALTSHLSRICEKLRKQESLCGAVTVWLRTNPHRRTPGNYMPVKQYSNSVTVRLPHPTSSTLEIIKYAESGLKAIFKFGYNYQRVGIMLTDLVPADYRQVGVFTKGPDERLIRLSAVVDKVNKRYGQDKLRMASQISNPEWPMKPSYLSPRYTTRWVDILTVK; this is encoded by the coding sequence ATGTACGCCCTCATTGACGCCAATAGTTTTTACGCCAGCTGTCATCAGATATTCAGGCCCGAGCTGGAAGGTAAGCCTGTGATTGTGCTATCTAACCGGGATGGCAATGTGGTGGCTCGAAGTGCTGAGGCTAAAGCGTTAGGCATCAAGATGGGGCAACTCTTTTTTGAGACAAGAGAACTTGTTGATGAGCATGGGGTGGTTGTCTTCTCTTCCAACTACGAGCTATATGGCGATATCTCGGCCCGGTTAATGAGCCTGCTCACGCAGTTTGCGCCCGATGTAGAGGTATATTCAATTGACGAAGCTTTTCTTCAGCTAGAAGAGTACACTGGCATTTACCCGACATATCGAGGACTTGGTGAGACAATCCGAGCGTCCATAAAGCAGTGGCTGCGGCTCCCGGTGGGCGTTGGTATCGGACCCACTAAAACTCTGGCCAAGGTGGCTAATCGCCTGGCCAAGACAAAGCCAGAGTTCAATGGCGTTTGTGTGCTGGATACAAAAGAGGCAATTGACGAGGCACTGTGGGGCTTTCCTATTGATGATTTGTGGGGCGTAGGTGGCCGCTCAGCCAGTAAGTTGAAGAAACAAGGCATCCGCACGGCCTATCAGCTGCGGGAGGTCAATGATGATTGGATCGGGCGTGTGATGACTGTCAATGGGCTGCGGCTGGTTCATGAGCTACGAGGACTGCCCTGCAAACTATTGGAGGTAAACCCACCAGCGCGTAAGGCGATTTGCACCGAGCCAGGCTTTGGCAAAGTGATTCCTGATCTGGATAACATCACCGATGCGTTAACCTCTCATTTATCCCGAATCTGCGAGAAACTGCGCAAACAGGAATCGCTTTGTGGTGCGGTTACGGTATGGCTGCGCACTAACCCGCACCGGAGAACGCCCGGCAACTATATGCCCGTCAAACAGTACAGCAATAGTGTCACAGTGCGGCTTCCTCATCCAACCAGTTCCACGTTGGAGATCATCAAATATGCTGAATCCGGCTTGAAGGCAATCTTCAAGTTTGGCTACAACTACCAGCGGGTAGGTATCATGCTCACGGACCTGGTGCCAGCCGACTATCGTCAGGTGGGTGTATTTACAAAAGGACCGGATGAGCGGCTCATCAGACTCTCGGCTGTCGTGGACAAGGTCAATAAGCGTTATGGTCAGGATAAGCTACGGATGGCATCACAGATATCTAATCCTGAATGGCCAATGAAGCCATCGTATCTGTCACCCCGATACACGACACGATGGGTGGATATTCTCACGGTCAAATGA
- a CDS encoding ApeA N-terminal domain 1-containing protein, with protein MTENREWIGKWTINFGEEERIFHGVLTYSLKSGGELKIAKEGAHWDEFFLLDQSTLIPIIKGYEYSTGKGITLINSLIRNYSVSSGVKITILPNLIIDNLDYADKHSLQFLTATVVYEGLGPWLAITGVTKSFKDDGVKFTGVTMEYNQPESLKFDIQNLFKIQIDFGYQPGDSRTYTGYSLKEVYYTNFIFKEPGANIHDLLKWVEHYRRLLTTLFGQPSFITSYSITNSLDITPKNTSTLYYKNTIDGFPNNAPTGVRMRTLYALLKTPLNDILNKWASYHLSNDLDYVAWIASKDFHRFSEETFLEVARSLEVFCGIDTDKKLYSDIEKKNLKKAIKDKISANDFLNNFNTEIASGENVERFNNMLEKLLSAVTYADSLSLRRKIKLALEQIKQKIEAESYEKLFPDSKSLINKIVDYRNYYTHYDEKSIEIYQGEELTIDQLVLLARKVKKIMLLLLLNDLGIPMQQAADSFIRLEVS; from the coding sequence ATGACTGAAAATCGTGAGTGGATTGGCAAGTGGACAATCAATTTCGGTGAAGAGGAAAGGATTTTTCATGGAGTTTTAACTTATTCTCTAAAAAGCGGAGGTGAATTAAAAATAGCAAAAGAAGGTGCTCATTGGGATGAATTCTTTTTGCTTGATCAATCAACTCTAATCCCAATTATAAAAGGGTATGAATATTCAACTGGAAAAGGTATAACACTAATTAATTCGCTAATTAGAAATTATAGCGTTTCATCAGGAGTTAAAATTACCATTCTTCCCAATCTAATTATTGACAATTTAGACTACGCTGACAAGCACTCATTACAATTTTTAACGGCTACTGTAGTATACGAAGGCTTGGGTCCATGGCTTGCAATTACCGGCGTAACCAAGTCATTTAAAGATGATGGAGTAAAGTTTACAGGAGTAACAATGGAATATAATCAACCTGAAAGTTTGAAGTTTGACATACAGAACCTATTTAAAATTCAGATCGATTTTGGTTACCAACCTGGAGACTCGAGAACTTATACGGGTTATTCTTTGAAAGAAGTCTATTATACAAATTTTATATTTAAGGAACCAGGTGCGAATATACATGACTTATTAAAATGGGTTGAACACTACAGGCGGTTACTCACTACTTTATTCGGTCAACCATCATTTATAACATCATACTCTATTACAAATAGTCTTGACATAACGCCAAAAAACACCTCTACTTTATACTACAAGAATACAATTGACGGGTTTCCAAATAATGCGCCTACTGGCGTTAGGATGCGAACACTTTATGCGTTGCTAAAAACGCCATTAAATGACATTTTAAACAAATGGGCTTCGTATCATCTATCTAATGATTTAGATTATGTAGCTTGGATTGCGTCAAAAGATTTTCACCGTTTTTCAGAGGAAACCTTTTTAGAAGTAGCTAGATCGCTCGAGGTTTTCTGTGGTATAGATACGGACAAAAAATTATACAGTGATATAGAGAAAAAAAATCTAAAAAAGGCCATCAAAGATAAAATATCTGCTAATGATTTTTTAAATAACTTTAATACAGAAATAGCATCAGGTGAAAATGTTGAGCGCTTTAACAACATGTTAGAAAAGCTATTAAGTGCTGTCACTTATGCTGACTCTTTATCATTGAGGCGAAAAATTAAGTTAGCCTTAGAGCAAATAAAGCAAAAGATAGAGGCTGAGAGTTACGAAAAATTATTTCCAGATAGTAAGTCATTAATCAACAAAATCGTAGATTATAGAAACTATTATACTCATTACGATGAAAAATCTATTGAAATTTATCAAGGTGAAGAGCTGACAATAGATCAATTAGTTTTGCTAGCACGAAAAGTCAAGAAAATAATGTTACTACTATTGCTCAATGATTTAGGTATACCTATGCAACAAGCGGCTGATAGCTTTATACGTTTAGAGGTAAGTTAA
- the porT gene encoding type IX secretion/gliding motility protein PorT/SprT — MINFTAQWPVRLALVVLLVGLLSVRTQAQTSYKYVRKHLERYDDKTIHYGFFFAMPVTRFSVTYSPAFLTADSASRIYSPNKPAFRVGFVVNTYLSKHFDLRLTPSVSLFSREVQYDYPGGTSKTETRESTWIDLPLLVKYKSERRNNSRMYLLAGGAFSIESNVRKQEAQGVNKLSTGTMDFSIEYGIGFEQFFEYFKFAPELRFSHGLVNLYRPTNNMAGIGINRLTSHSVTLYLNFE, encoded by the coding sequence ATGATAAACTTTACTGCCCAATGGCCGGTTCGGCTTGCGCTGGTTGTGTTGCTGGTTGGTCTTCTATCGGTCAGGACACAGGCACAGACCAGCTATAAATACGTTCGTAAGCACCTCGAACGCTACGACGACAAGACAATCCACTATGGCTTCTTTTTTGCCATGCCCGTGACTCGTTTCAGCGTTACCTACAGCCCGGCGTTCCTGACGGCTGATTCGGCCTCCCGAATTTATTCGCCCAACAAACCGGCGTTTCGGGTCGGCTTTGTGGTCAACACGTATTTAAGCAAGCATTTCGATTTGCGGCTAACGCCTTCGGTGTCGTTGTTCAGCCGCGAAGTACAGTACGATTATCCGGGTGGCACCTCCAAAACAGAAACCCGCGAATCGACCTGGATTGACTTGCCGCTGCTGGTCAAGTACAAATCGGAGCGACGCAACAACAGCCGGATGTATTTGCTGGCGGGGGGCGCGTTCAGCATCGAAAGTAACGTGCGTAAGCAAGAGGCTCAGGGCGTCAATAAGCTAAGCACGGGAACGATGGATTTCTCGATTGAATACGGCATCGGTTTCGAGCAGTTTTTCGAGTATTTCAAATTTGCCCCTGAACTTCGGTTCTCGCACGGCCTGGTCAACCTCTATCGGCCAACCAACAATATGGCCGGTATTGGCATCAATCGGCTTACGTCACACTCGGTGACACTGTACCTAAATTTTGAATAA
- the ubiE gene encoding bifunctional demethylmenaquinone methyltransferase/2-methoxy-6-polyprenyl-1,4-benzoquinol methylase UbiE produces the protein MSVVPYKDKDTSKREQVAEMFDSISPKYDLLNHVLSGGIDILWRKRAIRELKKASTKSPKRILDIATGTGDFALEALSLKPEKVVGMDISEGMLAVGRDKMKKRGVDQIIEMRSGDSEGLPLPDNDFDAVIVAFGVRNFENLLKGLTDMHRVTRPGGVCVVLEFSNPRQFPFKQLYGFYSRTILPLIGRVVSKDASAYTYLPESVQAFPDGPDFLRIYEKAGFKNTKWIPLTFGVASIYIGHKLA, from the coding sequence ATGTCCGTCGTACCTTACAAAGATAAAGACACCTCCAAACGGGAACAGGTTGCTGAAATGTTCGATAGTATTTCGCCGAAATACGATCTGCTAAACCATGTTTTGAGTGGTGGAATCGACATTCTGTGGCGCAAACGAGCCATTCGTGAGCTAAAAAAAGCATCGACCAAATCGCCCAAACGTATTCTCGACATTGCGACCGGCACCGGTGATTTTGCGCTGGAAGCCCTGTCATTGAAGCCGGAGAAAGTCGTAGGAATGGACATTTCGGAAGGGATGCTAGCCGTTGGTCGCGACAAAATGAAGAAGCGGGGCGTCGACCAGATCATCGAAATGCGGTCCGGTGATTCAGAAGGATTGCCCCTGCCAGACAATGATTTCGACGCTGTCATCGTTGCATTTGGTGTGCGCAATTTCGAGAACCTGCTTAAAGGGTTGACCGATATGCACCGCGTGACGCGCCCTGGTGGTGTATGCGTGGTCCTGGAGTTCTCGAACCCGCGCCAGTTTCCCTTTAAACAACTATACGGTTTTTACTCCCGTACCATCCTGCCGCTCATTGGGCGCGTAGTGAGCAAAGACGCATCGGCGTATACTTACCTGCCTGAATCAGTGCAGGCCTTCCCCGATGGTCCTGACTTCCTGCGCATTTATGAAAAGGCTGGATTCAAAAACACCAAATGGATACCGCTCACCTTCGGCGTTGCGTCAATTTACATCGGCCACAAGCTGGCTTAA
- a CDS encoding dipeptidase: MLPLFLSAILALSSFAVHSPGDDDKLTKKARKIHQHVLTLDTHADAPIMMQKPGFDVGASHDTKRDGSQIDFPRMKKGSMDAMFFAVYTSQGPRTDEGHAEAKRNALNQFDLIHQALKKYPDLAELATTPADAYRIKKAGKRAVFIGMENGYPVGKDLSMLKTYYDLGCRYMTLTHFANNLIGDSSTDPDGPIYGGLSDFGKQVVPEMNRLGILIDVSHVADSTFYDALALSKAPVIASHSNCRALCDFPRNMTDDMIKAIAAKGGVVQVNFVSDYLKKPSDANRAAKTKIRMARVGKVVTPEMEARMTAMSDSVSKVYASERASLSDIVDHIDHIVKLVGIDHVGIGSDFDGGGGVNGLEDVSEIENLTVELVRRNYSEADIAKIWGGNLLRVLGQAKVQ, encoded by the coding sequence ATGCTCCCTCTTTTCCTGTCAGCCATACTGGCGCTAAGCTCGTTCGCGGTTCATTCGCCCGGCGATGATGATAAGCTAACCAAAAAAGCCCGTAAGATTCACCAGCACGTTTTAACCCTCGACACCCATGCCGATGCACCGATTATGATGCAAAAGCCGGGTTTTGATGTGGGCGCTTCGCATGATACCAAACGCGACGGATCGCAGATCGATTTTCCCCGCATGAAGAAGGGAAGTATGGATGCCATGTTTTTTGCTGTATACACCTCGCAAGGGCCACGTACAGACGAAGGCCATGCCGAGGCTAAACGAAATGCCCTGAATCAATTTGACCTGATCCATCAGGCTCTGAAAAAATACCCTGATCTGGCCGAACTGGCGACTACTCCGGCCGATGCCTATCGGATAAAAAAGGCGGGTAAGCGGGCGGTATTTATTGGTATGGAAAATGGCTATCCGGTTGGGAAGGATTTGTCGATGCTGAAGACCTATTATGACCTGGGTTGCCGCTATATGACCTTAACGCACTTCGCCAACAACCTCATCGGCGATTCATCGACCGATCCTGATGGCCCAATTTATGGCGGCTTGAGCGACTTTGGTAAACAAGTAGTGCCGGAAATGAATCGACTGGGTATCCTGATCGACGTATCGCACGTGGCCGATAGTACGTTTTATGATGCCCTGGCTTTATCCAAAGCACCTGTTATTGCGTCGCACTCCAACTGCCGGGCTCTCTGCGATTTTCCCCGTAACATGACCGACGATATGATCAAGGCCATTGCGGCCAAAGGGGGCGTGGTGCAGGTAAACTTTGTGAGTGATTACTTAAAGAAACCATCGGATGCGAACCGGGCTGCCAAGACCAAAATCCGGATGGCACGGGTCGGGAAGGTAGTAACGCCTGAGATGGAAGCCCGCATGACGGCCATGAGCGACTCCGTTTCTAAAGTGTATGCGTCGGAGCGGGCCAGCCTGTCGGATATTGTCGATCATATTGACCACATCGTTAAACTGGTCGGCATCGATCATGTGGGTATTGGGTCGGATTTCGATGGGGGCGGGGGCGTCAATGGTCTCGAAGATGTTAGTGAAATTGAAAACCTGACGGTTGAGCTGGTACGCCGAAACTATTCCGAAGCCGACATCGCCAAAATCTGGGGCGGTAATTTACTCCGGGTCTTAGGCCAGGCGAAAGTACAGTAG
- a CDS encoding ABA4-like family protein has translation MSPEAVFSLASTIVLPQWLLMVLAPRWFVTRWLMNAYLIPVCLAVIYVIYLFRGGPVDFSAFGTLAGVKQLFAQGGDGVMLAGWVHYLAFDLVAGTVVVRDSQEKAIPHWLIVLPLFFCFMLGPVGLLLYWIIRTVRTHQVSV, from the coding sequence ATGTCTCCCGAAGCCGTTTTTAGTCTGGCGAGTACGATCGTACTGCCGCAGTGGTTGCTTATGGTGTTGGCGCCACGCTGGTTTGTAACCCGATGGCTGATGAACGCCTACCTGATCCCGGTTTGTCTGGCCGTCATTTACGTAATTTATTTGTTCCGTGGTGGCCCTGTGGATTTTAGTGCCTTTGGGACATTGGCAGGTGTAAAACAACTGTTCGCCCAAGGGGGCGATGGTGTGATGCTGGCCGGTTGGGTACATTACCTCGCATTTGATCTGGTGGCCGGTACCGTCGTGGTGCGTGATTCGCAGGAGAAAGCCATTCCACATTGGCTGATTGTGCTGCCGCTGTTTTTCTGCTTCATGCTAGGTCCGGTAGGGTTGTTGCTGTACTGGATAATTCGTACGGTACGAACCCATCAGGTATCTGTCTAA
- a CDS encoding Gfo/Idh/MocA family protein has translation MNRTDFLKTSALAGASLITDPVDVRAFITRKSAQKYRTAVVGAGWWGGNILRCAVQAGESKIVALCDVDTRQLKKTSEELSKLTADQPKLYRDYREMIATEKPEIVIVATPDHWHPLVAIEAMKAGAHVYVEKPISHTINEGKAMVKTARQTGRICQVGMHRRVSPHNVSGREFLRSGKAGQIGMARAFVYYPGGAGQPTPDAEAPKEMDWNMWCGPAPLRAYNPTMHPRGWRNFLDYANGTLGDWGIHWLDQILWCTEENHPRKVYSTGGRAIKKDSTDAPDHQVATYEFENFTAIWEQRSFAGNMAEKTHPQQAVGVYFYGTEGTFHMGWLDGWTFYPSDPKKPVIHQDAQLDKPDDQNIALLWANFLSSIKTNKLPVCDIEIGHRSTNMALLGMLSMKLGRSVAWDGKQISNDPEANKLLSRAYRGDWQYPV, from the coding sequence ATGAATCGTACTGATTTTTTGAAAACGTCTGCGCTTGCCGGAGCCTCGCTCATCACCGACCCCGTTGACGTTCGGGCGTTTATTACCCGCAAATCCGCTCAGAAATACCGAACAGCCGTTGTCGGTGCTGGCTGGTGGGGTGGTAATATTCTGCGTTGCGCGGTGCAGGCGGGTGAATCGAAAATTGTCGCGCTTTGTGATGTGGATACGCGCCAGCTTAAAAAGACCAGCGAAGAACTCAGTAAACTAACCGCCGATCAGCCGAAATTATACCGGGACTACCGCGAGATGATCGCTACCGAGAAACCCGAAATTGTTATTGTGGCTACGCCCGATCACTGGCACCCGCTCGTCGCCATTGAGGCCATGAAAGCCGGAGCTCATGTGTATGTCGAAAAGCCCATAAGCCATACCATCAATGAAGGAAAAGCAATGGTGAAAACGGCGCGGCAAACAGGCCGCATCTGCCAGGTTGGGATGCACCGGCGGGTGTCGCCCCACAACGTATCCGGCCGGGAGTTTTTACGATCGGGAAAGGCGGGCCAAATTGGTATGGCCCGGGCGTTTGTGTACTACCCCGGCGGTGCGGGTCAGCCCACACCCGATGCGGAAGCCCCCAAAGAAATGGACTGGAATATGTGGTGCGGACCGGCTCCCTTGCGGGCTTATAATCCGACCATGCACCCAAGAGGCTGGCGTAATTTTCTGGATTATGCCAACGGAACCCTCGGCGACTGGGGTATTCACTGGCTCGACCAAATCCTGTGGTGTACGGAAGAGAACCATCCACGCAAGGTCTATTCGACAGGCGGGCGAGCGATTAAAAAAGACAGCACCGACGCCCCCGATCACCAGGTGGCAACCTACGAGTTCGAGAACTTTACGGCTATCTGGGAGCAGCGTTCTTTTGCCGGGAATATGGCCGAAAAGACGCACCCACAACAAGCGGTAGGCGTTTATTTCTACGGAACCGAGGGCACTTTTCACATGGGTTGGCTGGATGGCTGGACATTCTATCCGTCAGATCCCAAAAAGCCAGTCATTCACCAGGATGCGCAACTGGACAAACCCGATGATCAGAACATTGCGCTATTGTGGGCTAACTTCCTGAGCAGCATCAAAACCAATAAATTACCTGTTTGCGACATCGAGATTGGACACCGCTCCACCAATATGGCCCTGCTGGGTATGTTGTCTATGAAGCTGGGACGAAGCGTTGCCTGGGATGGGAAACAGATCTCGAATGATCCTGAAGCTAACAAGCTCCTGAGCCGCGCTTATCGAGGTGACTGGCAATATCCAGTCTAG